The Nostoc sp. 'Lobaria pulmonaria (5183) cyanobiont' DNA window GACATAGCTTTTGAGTAAGAAATGGTTGTCCACCAGTCCAAACTAATATCTCTTTTAAAATAAGTTTTGGATTTACTACTTTTCCTTCCAATCCTTTTGTTAAAGGAATAGTTTCTTGTAGCTTAAAACCCTGAATTTCTATTGATTTACCAATATTAAATGGTGTACGTCTTTTATCTTGAATCAAATCTAATGGACTTGCAACTCCGAAAATAGCAAAGGTAATACGTTTATATTCAGGATTGATTGCTCGTTGATTATAGCAAAACCGAATCAATGCAAAAAAATCATCAACTGAAAAATCTAAACTCAGAATACTATCAATTTCATCAACAAAGATAAATAATCGTTTATCAGGAAAATGAAGCTGTAATAATTCCTCAATAAACCACCTTAATCTTTCTAGTAAAGATATATCTTCTTGTTCACGCCACCAACTTTTTAAGTTGATTTTATTTAATAAATTAAAACCTAACCATAAATCACCAACTACACTCTTATACCACTGGAGTGGGGTGATATGGGAAGTACCAATAATCGACATATCAATGGTACTGCATTTAAATCCTTCTTGTTCCAAGCGATGTTTTGTACTTGCAAGCAGAGAGGATTTACCCATTTGTCGAGAGTTCAATATATAGCAAAACTCTCCCTGCTTAAGACCCTCATAAAGCAGGTAATCTGCTTGTCTTCGCACATAACTAGGTGCATTAACTGTCAAACTTCCACCAACTTGGTATTTATAATCAGTCATAGGTTTATAAGATGATGTCTTAGCCGCGCATGTTTTTAAGTACAACTCTTAATTTACCTGTTTTTGGCCTTAACCGAAAAGTATTGGATGGAGAACAACCTCATCGGATAGGTAATTCAATCACAAACTCTGTACCTTCACCTTGTGTTGAATGACAACTTAGCTTACCGCGATGATTATTAACTACAATTTGGTAAGCAATAGATAAACCTAGTCCTGTTCCTTTCCCGATGACTTTTGTAGTGTAGAAAGCATCGAATATCTTTGTCCGGTTTGCTTCGCTGATTCCTGAGCCATTGTCTGCAATCCTGAGAATAACTCGCTCTCCAATTGCTTCAGTTTTAATCCAAATCATCCCAATATGTCTAAATTTTTCATCAAAATATTGATTTTTTGGGATTTCTTCAATTGCATCGATCGCATTGCCAATCAAATTCATAAAAACTTGATTTAGTTCGCCTGGATAGCACTCAACAGGTGGCAATTCTCCATATTCTTTAATTACTTTAATTCCTGGGCGATGAGCATTTGCTTTAAGTCGATGTCCAAGAATGAGTAGCGTAGTTTCTAATCCTTCATACAGGTTAGCGCGTTTCTTTCCTGCTTCTCCGTGTCGAGAGAACTTGTTCAACGATGACACAATTTCTGTAACTCGATCTGTACCTAATTGCATAGATTGAATAATTTTTGATAAATCATTTAACAAATAATTTATATCTTTTGTTTTAATAGCATTTTGAATTTCAGTCGGTGGATCGGGCAGATATTTTTGATATAGTTCGAGTAAATTAACAACCTCTTGGAAATACTCTTCAATAAAATTCAAGTTGCCAGCGATAAAATTGATGGGATTATTTACTTCATGGGCAATTCCTGCTGTCATTTGACCCAAGGTTGCTACCTTTTCTGCTTGAATAAGTTGGGTTTGAGCCTGTTGTAATTCGGCGTTTTTGGCTGTCAGGGTTTTCGTCAAATTTCTTAGCTTCAGTTGGTGCTCTATTCGCACTAATACCTCTTCATACTGAAAAGGTTTAGTAATATAATCTACGGCTCCCAATTGCAATCCTTTAACCTTATCAGCAGTATCTGAAAGAGCAGTCATAAAAATGATCGGAATATCCTGAACACGAGGATTGCTCTCACTTTTTAGGTATTTACAAGTTTCAAACCCATCGATACCCGGCATCATGATATCAAGCAAGATTAAATCAGGTAAATTATCATTGTCTAATCTCTGAATTGCTTTTTCACCACTACGAGCTGCCCAAACTTCAAATCTAGACTGATCCAAAAAGCTTGATAAAACTTGTAAGTTGGCAGGGTTATCATCAACGACTAAAATAATTCCTCTGCTAGGATCGCTATTTAGGGAATTCTTCTGATCGCCTATAGTTGCTGTCATAATATTTCTACCCTATATTGATTCACGTTGCTTCTTTGCGATATGCCAAAGGCGATCGCTCAAAATTAAAAATTCACGCATTACAATTTCCCTAAATTTATTTAGGGAAATTAATCCTTTTCTTTTTCGCTCAAAAAGTTGAGGATTAAATCTTCGTCAAACTGCCTCGCTAGCTGCCGCAGTTGGTTAGCAAAGAGAGCGAATTTTGTGTCTGTTTCTTCTAGTTTATCTGCCCATTTGAGAATGTCATTGAAGTTACCTTTACTCGCTAAGTTCATCAGTTCCCGCAATACATCGGGGGAAGGAAGAGTCAAGTTATCTGATGAGCTATCAAGTGTTGTAGCCGAAGAATTGATTTTTTGTGACTCAGACTGCTGGTAAATCCATGCCAAACCTAAATGGCACTCTAATTGATGCAGTAATTCATCTGCCTGTATCGGTTTGCTCAAAAAGGTGTCACCTCCTGCTTGCAGACTGCGATGTTGGTCGGCTTCAAAGACACTAGCAGAAGAGACGATAATCTTGACATCCTCGATATCTGGGGTATGACGCAGGTGTTTAATCAATTCAAACCCATCCATTTCTGGCATGAGCAAATCTGTAATCACCAGGTCTGGTTTAAGGGCGATCGCTTTTTCTAAACCATCTTTACCATTGATGGCTTCAATCACATTGAAACCCAATGGTTGCAATAAGTTTGTAATTACTGTGCGATTCTCCCAGTGATCGTCCACCATCAAGATGGTGCGAGGGCTACCTGCAAAGCCAATAATTTGTCCCTTGGATGCAGCCATAGCAGACTGTACCCATTCGCTGGCTTGGGCGATCGCAATTTCAAACCAGAAAGTACTACCCTCACCAAGCTGACTTTTAACCTGAATATCGCTACCCATCATCTGCACCAACTGCCGAGTAATTGCTAAACCCAGCCCTGTCCCTTCTATCTGATGCTTTTTCTCACCTACTTGTTCAAATGGCAAAAAAATGTTGCTCAATTGGGTTGGAGTTATGCCAATTCCTGTATCTTTTACACTAAAGTGAATGCGATATTTCTCTGTCTGCCCATCAGCAGGAAGTTGATCGACTACCTCAACCTTGAAGCTAACCTTACCCTCATCAGTAAATTTAATCGCATTTCCCAGCAGATTCAAGAGAACCTGACGTAACCTTTTGACATCAACATGAACCCCTGTGGGTAAGTTGCTTGCGGGTTCATAGACAAATAAAATGCCTTTTTGTTCTGCCCGAATCTGACAAATTTCCCCAATTCCCTGTAAAAAAGACGGAAAATGAACGTCTTGAGGATGCAGTTCCAGTTTTCGTGCTTCAATTTTGGAAAGATCCAAAATATCATTAATTAAAGTCAGTAGATGAGAGCCACACTGTTCAATGATGTTTACATGATATTGCTCTGGCTCCGGCAAACCTTTAGAACGCAGCAAAATTTGAGCGCAACCCAAAATACCATTCAAGGGCGTTCGCAGTTCATGGCTCATGTTGGCTAAAAATTCGCTCTTAGCACGATTTGCGGTATCAGCTGCTGCTTTAGACTTTTTCAGTTGAGCTTGTTCAAACGCTTGCACCTGCCATAAGACAGCGATCATCGTCACGGTCAATCCGCCCACAATTAGAGCGATCAGATCGAGAAATTGTAGCCGAGATTCAATATTTTGGCGCGGAATTACCAAAGCTACAGACCAATTAGCTTCTCGCAACGGCACATAAGCAACATACTTTTTGGTGCCGTCAATTTCCATCAACTGAATTCCCTGTTGTTTGTTTACCATCTGCTGCGCGATCGCATTTAAATTCCGATCTGGAATTTTCAGCAGGCTGGGTGCAGGTTTTTCTACCGTTGACATTAACGTTGAGTTGGGATGGACGATCGCTTCTCCTTGGGAATTGAGGGCGAATGCATAGCTGTTATTGCCGTAGCGCAGCGAGTTGACTACCTTAGCAATGCGATCAACTTTAACATTGCCGTGGAAAACCCCAATCGGTGAATGATTGGTGGGAGAATTTGACCAGATTGGGGTGGCGATCGCAATTAAAGGAATGCCTGTGGAACGGCTGATAAAGGGATCGGAAATATTACTTTTTCCGGCTAGTGCTTTTTGAAAGTAGTCTCGATCCTTAATATTCTTATTTGACCGACCAACCTTAGTATTAAAATACGAACCATCCGGGGTAGCCATTAGGAAAAAGAAAAATTCATCGATCCGCTCAATTTCTGACTTTAAATAAGGTTCTGCCACAGACCAGTCTAAGGAGCGTACAGCGGAAGTATGAGCAATGGTTTGCACCTCCACTTTCCGAACATGCAACCATTCTTCAATTTCATCAACCCCTTTCTGTACCTCTAAAAAAGCTTTTCCTCTCAAGTCTTCTAGCGTTATTTTCCGAGCAGCTTGATAGCTAAAATAAGCAGAAATACTTACAATAAGAGTAGTGCCGCCAAGAATAAATCGGAGCAGTAAATTGCGCGAGGAGTATATTTTGGGAGCGGATAGGCTGGAGTTGCCTTTTATCACAGGATTCACCCTCTAAACAATGGGTTTGGTAAGCAAAAAAAAGGGCTATATATATTTAGATTGCCCAAAAAATTATTGATAATCACAGCTATGATTGTTATCTATAGCTGCGATTATCAATACCCTAAATTTTGCTGACCATCAAGCCCACATAAAACAGGCAAAAGTGCGAGTTAAACTCCCTAAAAAACTAACTAATAGTAGCAACAAATTAAATGTGGAACAGATTATAAAATCTCACTAACAAGCTACAGTATATACCTATAACATAGTAAAGAATTAGGTAATATTTGCCTTTTGACTAATGACTCAAGTAGATATTCTGATCCTTTCAAATGGCCCGGGTGAAGTAACAACCTGGGTACGTCCAGTAGTAAAGGCGTTGCGGCAAGAATTAGGGGATGACCGTTCTTTAGTGAGGATTTCTGTAGTATTATCACCTTGCTCAAATGCCAGTGGTAAAGAAGCAGCGATCGCTCTTTCTTACCCAGAAGTAGATAGAGTTCAGGGAGCAGAACATTTTTGGCAATTTTTGCTTTGGGGTAAAACCTTTGATAATTGGGATTGGTGCGATCGCGGTGTAGTTGTTTTTCTGGGCGGTGATCAAATTTTTCCAGTGATTATAGGCAAAAAGCTCGGATATAGCACAGTAGTTTACGCCGAATGGGAAGCTAGATGGCATAACTGGATCGATCGCTTTGGAATCATGAAACCCGAAGTTGCAACCCATGTCCCCCAGAAATATGGTCACAAATTCACCGTTGTTGGCGATTTGATGCTAGAAGCACAAGAACAAGTCAGCACTCCCTCCCACTCCCGTTCGGCACAAGTCACGGCAAGCCTACTCCCTAACCCCGACTCCCCAATCATTGGTTTACTCCCTGGTTCAAAAGCAGCAAAATTAGCCCAAGGAGTACCATTATGTTTAGTTATTGCGGAATACGTTCATGCAAAAAGACCGCAAACCAGATTTGTAATTCCTATAGCCCCAACTTTGGATTTACCAACTTTAGCTAGTTTTGCCGATCGCCAAAAGAACTCTATTGCTGAAACCTTTGGCTTTAGCGGTGCTTCCTTAATTGTCCCAGAGGATGCTAAAGGCAAGGCATTGCTCAAAACAGCAACGGGCTTAACTGTAGAACTGTGGCAAGAAAACCCTGCATATCACTTATTATCCCAGTGCTGTATTTGCTTAACTACGGTGGGGGCAAACACTGCTGAACTCGGTGCTTTAGGAGTGCCAATGATTGTTTTACTACCAACACAGCAACTTGATGCTATGCGTTCTTGGGATGGTTTACCTGGATTGTTGGCAAATCTGCCAGTAGTCGGTACACCCTTTGCTAAGGTGATTAATTGGTCATTTCTGAGATTTGTAAGAAACAAAGGTTTATTAGCATGGCCAAATATCTGGGCACAGGAAGAGATTGTGCCAGAACTTATGGGTAAACTTCAACCGCAAGAAGTTGGGGAAATGGTTTTAGACTTTTTGGCGAATCCAGAAAAATTGGATGATATGCGCGCTAAACTCCGTAATATTCGCGGTAAAAGCGGTGCAGCTCAGAAGATAGCACAGATTGTTGGTGAGGAAATTGGGAAGTCGGGAGAGATGAGGGAGTAAACGGAGCAACATCTCCCTGATTTTGACTCTGGCTTAATCTGAAGATTCTCCATCCCTGCGCCCAAGTTCATAAATGCCGGCACCCATACAGGCCAATATACCTGTACTAATTCCCCAACTCTCACCTAAACTAATTTCCAGAACCCAGTTACATAAAGTGCCGACTACCAAAAAAGGCACAATGCTAAACAGTGAGGCGTAGAAAGCATTTTGGGATTCTCTGGCTTTACGAGTCTTTTCAAATTCCGACTGGCTGGTGTAGAGCGATCGCTCGGCAAAGTTAAACCAGCGATTAAGTTGCTCGATTACCCATTCATTGACTCTGGAAAAACCTAGATATAGCGCCAATGACCACAAACTCGCTCCAGCGATCGCGATTGTGTCTAACTCAAAACGGAAAGGCAAAATTTCAGTCAGCATTGCTTGGGGTAGTCCTGCAAAGGGTTAACTTTAGCTGTGAGTAGATGCTAAATAAACCTCTTGTGCAATTTTAAGCATAAACGTTAACAAGATTTCAACTACTTGGCAAATCTCCCGCTTCTTAGCTTGTTTACACCAGTTTTACACCCATTGTCTATCTAAAGGTATCAAAAAGTACCCTAGATTTTAGTCAAAGCTATAACAGTTTTTCTATATAAGCTAGTACCTACAAACCACAAACCCCTTGAAATTATTAGATTTCAAGGGGTTTAAGAGAGTGCCAGGAACCGGACTTGAACCGGTGACACGAGGATTTTCAGTCCGACAATATTTTGACGCTAACGCCCTTCTCAAACGGCTTTTATTATTTCGAGCTTCTGATTTTTGCCTAAACCTTGCCTAGCATGGGCGGTTAAATTGAGGTTCTTCAGGTTCTTCAGGTTTTTCGAGCGACTGAGCAGCTATGCTGTAAAGTTCTGCCTTGACGTTTCGGTGTTTCGCGCAGCCTGTAGCAGCTTCTGTCTTCCCTGTAATAACTTCTGCCTTGACGTTTCGGTGTTTCGCGCAGCCTGTAGCAACTTCCGCTTTGACGTTATCAGAAACAGACTTGCATTATATGACCATGATTACCGTATTACGCAACAGAGCGATCGCTTGTTTGGGATCTATTCAACCTCTATATACAAAGCTCTTGGGGATTGTCATGCCACCATCTGCCTTTGTGCATATTCCTGATGGGTTTAGTATGTGCTAGGGCTTCCGTATTGGCTCAAATTCCTAACTATCAGCGTGAAATAGAGTTTTCTCAAGAAGATGCTCCCATGTTGGAGTTTAACGATCAAGAAAGCAATGTGGCAATCGACTTATTTGGCTGTGATTGTTCTGCTTGTATAAATTCTTTACGTCAGATGCGCGGCGCGACACCCTTAGTATATTAGGATTTTGCAAATTTATTTTTGTTTATAAGCAACATCCGCAAATTTTTGTGAGGGCATAACAAATGTTGTGCCCTGACTGTATCTTGTATTCAAAATAATTACGCTAGTTTTTCGACTCGCAAACCAAAGTATGTCAAAACAAGTTCGGTGGAGCCACTATTGACAACTTCGTGGACTTCTCCCGGTTCGATGGCTACACAGTTTCCTGGAAGCAAGGGGTATTCTGTACCATCAATGTTAATTACTCCCGAACCAGCTTCTACAAAGAATACCTCGCACATATCTTGATGCGCGTGTGCTGGTGCAGTTTGTCCAGGAGCAAAATGTGCTTGAGAAAAGTTAGTTAGGTGAGGTAAATCGCCGAAGCGTAACATCACCTTTTTCTTGATTTCGGCATTGTGAGAAACCGACTCTTCAGGCAAGTTTTTGAGGGAAGTGGTAATCATTCGGGTCTTAAATCGTTAGACAATTCCACAATACCCCTAGATCCATCAATCCTGACTCGTTGACCATCTTGCAAGAGCCATGTAGCGCCTCGAACATCCATCACTGCGGGAATTCCATACTCACGAGCAACGATCGCACCGTGAGAAAGCCTTCCCCCAGCTTCGGCAATTAATCCTCCAGCCTTTAATAAAAATGGGGCCCAGCCTGAGTCTGTATAAGGCACTACCAGAATCGTATCTCGATCGATGTTTGGCACGTCTTGTAAATTTCGCAACACTTTCACTCTACCTTCGGCTTGCCCTTGACTAGCTCCAATACCTTGTAAAATTTGGTCAGAGTAGAGTTCAGAGGGAGCTAAGGGGTGAGGAGGTGTATTGCCGTAGACTAAAACAGGTATTTGAATAATCTCGCTATCTTGCAGGAATTGCGATCGCCTAAATTCTACTAACTCATCTAACTGCTCTATTAAGCTGGAATCTTCATCCCCAACTAGACGCCGCACTTCATCAAAGTTGAGAAAAAAGATATCGCCTGTTTGCCTAAGTAAGCCAGACTTTAACCAAATCTTCTCTAAAGCCACAAAACTCCAACGCAATTCGGCCAAAAGTCGGGAATAAACTTCAGTGACTCGTCCTTTGATATCCACGCGCCGTTGCACGAAAGAGCGTTTGCGCTTACTGGCAAAGATACTATTAATCGCGTCTTTAGCACCTGCTTGTGGTTCGTTCCCCTGCATTAGCTGCACAAACATCTGCTTAATCATCTGGGGATTTTCCCGCCAAGTGGGAACGGAGATGTCAGTTCCCACCTCACTTAAATAGCCATAATCTTGAAGCAATTCGTTAAATTCTTGGAGGATCTTCTCTCCTTCGGGGGTTTGCTTTAATTGTTCAAATACTTGCTGTGGCTCAAACTCAACCAATACCTGCTTGGCATCTGTAGCGATTGCACTGAGCGATCGCAATGCCGCTACCTCTGGAGTGACGCTATGATCGATTTGCCCATCCTTTACCCGAAAAATCGCCTGTCTCAGGGCAGCACTCAAGGGAGCTAAAATGCTGTAATACGTTCCATGACGCAGCAACTCCAGAATAAAATCAACTCTTGCCAACAACTCCGGTGCTTCCAAGTTATCTATATCTTCCTGCGCCAACTGCGACAACCCAGGAATCAACCGTTTTTGATAATCTTCCTTGAAGTCCTTTTCTAAATTTAATTCCCGCTTCAGCAACTTCCCTAGTCCTGGCAAATTTTCCCAAGTTGACTGCAAGGACGGTTTACTTAATTTAGCTCCTCTGGTTAAAAATTCCAAACTTTCTGGCGGCAGTCCCATACGGAGAAAAATATCTCCTAAGAGGGAAGCATTAAAGTAGGCTCTGGAATAATGGAGAGTTGCTGTTTTGGTGAAATCTAACCCCAAGGCGCGATCGCCTAAAACTAAAGTAAAAAATTCTCCCCAAACTCCACAAGTTAAAGGACGATTAATTGACCATGTTAAGGGGTGAATTACTCCGGGAATTACTTCAGCAGCGATTTTACGTGTCCAGATGGGCAACAGAGTGGTGATCGGTCGAGATTGCAACACCCAAAGTGTTTGACCATCATAACTCCACTCGATATCTTGAGGAGTGCCATGATAACGTTTTTCGAGTCGGTAAGTAAGGTAAGCAACTTGTTTTATTAATGACTGTGGTACTCGTCCTTGACCTTCTAATTGTACAGAGTAGGAATTTTCTGTTTCAACAACAAAAGCGCGATATTGTTCTGGTGTGATTTTTCCCGAAACGACTTGTGTCGGGCTGCCTGGAAGGGCTTCAATGATAATCGCATCGCCTTGCTGGGTAATGGGATCGCGACTGAAAGCGACGCCAGAATATACACTCTGGACTTGTTGTTGAATTAACACAGCCATTGCTGTATCATTTAAACCGCGATCGCGCCGATATTGGACAGCATAAGGATGATCGTAGGAAGCTTTAACTTGGGCGATCGCTGACTGTAATGCCTGTGGACTAGTAACATTGATAACTGTTTCATACTGTCCAGCAGCAGAAGCGTGTTCTGAGTCTTCTCCAATAGCAGAGGAACGCACCACCAAAGGGGATAATTCTGATGGCTGGAGAAATTCTGTCAACCCTTCAGGATCGTCGATGGGAGCTAGTACCCATCCCTTCGGCACTGGATAGCCCCAGCGCT harbors:
- a CDS encoding sensor histidine kinase translates to MTATIGDQKNSLNSDPSRGIILVVDDNPANLQVLSSFLDQSRFEVWAARSGEKAIQRLDNDNLPDLILLDIMMPGIDGFETCKYLKSESNPRVQDIPIIFMTALSDTADKVKGLQLGAVDYITKPFQYEEVLVRIEHQLKLRNLTKTLTAKNAELQQAQTQLIQAEKVATLGQMTAGIAHEVNNPINFIAGNLNFIEEYFQEVVNLLELYQKYLPDPPTEIQNAIKTKDINYLLNDLSKIIQSMQLGTDRVTEIVSSLNKFSRHGEAGKKRANLYEGLETTLLILGHRLKANAHRPGIKVIKEYGELPPVECYPGELNQVFMNLIGNAIDAIEEIPKNQYFDEKFRHIGMIWIKTEAIGERVILRIADNGSGISEANRTKIFDAFYTTKVIGKGTGLGLSIAYQIVVNNHRGKLSCHSTQGEGTEFVIELPIR
- a CDS encoding hybrid sensor histidine kinase/response regulator, translated to MIKGNSSLSAPKIYSSRNLLLRFILGGTTLIVSISAYFSYQAARKITLEDLRGKAFLEVQKGVDEIEEWLHVRKVEVQTIAHTSAVRSLDWSVAEPYLKSEIERIDEFFFFLMATPDGSYFNTKVGRSNKNIKDRDYFQKALAGKSNISDPFISRSTGIPLIAIATPIWSNSPTNHSPIGVFHGNVKVDRIAKVVNSLRYGNNSYAFALNSQGEAIVHPNSTLMSTVEKPAPSLLKIPDRNLNAIAQQMVNKQQGIQLMEIDGTKKYVAYVPLREANWSVALVIPRQNIESRLQFLDLIALIVGGLTVTMIAVLWQVQAFEQAQLKKSKAAADTANRAKSEFLANMSHELRTPLNGILGCAQILLRSKGLPEPEQYHVNIIEQCGSHLLTLINDILDLSKIEARKLELHPQDVHFPSFLQGIGEICQIRAEQKGILFVYEPASNLPTGVHVDVKRLRQVLLNLLGNAIKFTDEGKVSFKVEVVDQLPADGQTEKYRIHFSVKDTGIGITPTQLSNIFLPFEQVGEKKHQIEGTGLGLAITRQLVQMMGSDIQVKSQLGEGSTFWFEIAIAQASEWVQSAMAASKGQIIGFAGSPRTILMVDDHWENRTVITNLLQPLGFNVIEAINGKDGLEKAIALKPDLVITDLLMPEMDGFELIKHLRHTPDIEDVKIIVSSASVFEADQHRSLQAGGDTFLSKPIQADELLHQLECHLGLAWIYQQSESQKINSSATTLDSSSDNLTLPSPDVLRELMNLASKGNFNDILKWADKLEETDTKFALFANQLRQLARQFDEDLILNFLSEKEKD
- a CDS encoding lipid-A-disaccharide synthase, with the translated sequence MTQVDILILSNGPGEVTTWVRPVVKALRQELGDDRSLVRISVVLSPCSNASGKEAAIALSYPEVDRVQGAEHFWQFLLWGKTFDNWDWCDRGVVVFLGGDQIFPVIIGKKLGYSTVVYAEWEARWHNWIDRFGIMKPEVATHVPQKYGHKFTVVGDLMLEAQEQVSTPSHSRSAQVTASLLPNPDSPIIGLLPGSKAAKLAQGVPLCLVIAEYVHAKRPQTRFVIPIAPTLDLPTLASFADRQKNSIAETFGFSGASLIVPEDAKGKALLKTATGLTVELWQENPAYHLLSQCCICLTTVGANTAELGALGVPMIVLLPTQQLDAMRSWDGLPGLLANLPVVGTPFAKVINWSFLRFVRNKGLLAWPNIWAQEEIVPELMGKLQPQEVGEMVLDFLANPEKLDDMRAKLRNIRGKSGAAQKIAQIVGEEIGKSGEMRE
- a CDS encoding cupin domain-containing protein, whose amino-acid sequence is MITTSLKNLPEESVSHNAEIKKKVMLRFGDLPHLTNFSQAHFAPGQTAPAHAHQDMCEVFFVEAGSGVINIDGTEYPLLPGNCVAIEPGEVHEVVNSGSTELVLTYFGLRVEKLA
- a CDS encoding glycerol-3-phosphate acyltransferase; the protein is MFEPWGVFVILIICPLLGGLPLISWITYALKRKQLSQVGTGNISVSAAFYHGGKIVGILAVLSEALKGVAAVLLTRIFFPEGSFWELVALIALVIGRYWIGRGAGTTNVVWGFVVHDPLVAIFVSFFAGITFTILQSRKVVKFGVLLLFPLFVALLHLSDIPRIFAAVALAGLMGWIYTKIPDDMKLPAQEAQTESQAMLEFLRGDRAMVSLDEELNAAIVGEKAATLSQIKRWGYPVPKGWVLAPIDDPEGLTEFLQPSELSPLVVRSSAIGEDSEHASAAGQYETVINVTSPQALQSAIAQVKASYDHPYAVQYRRDRGLNDTAMAVLIQQQVQSVYSGVAFSRDPITQQGDAIIIEALPGSPTQVVSGKITPEQYRAFVVETENSYSVQLEGQGRVPQSLIKQVAYLTYRLEKRYHGTPQDIEWSYDGQTLWVLQSRPITTLLPIWTRKIAAEVIPGVIHPLTWSINRPLTCGVWGEFFTLVLGDRALGLDFTKTATLHYSRAYFNASLLGDIFLRMGLPPESLEFLTRGAKLSKPSLQSTWENLPGLGKLLKRELNLEKDFKEDYQKRLIPGLSQLAQEDIDNLEAPELLARVDFILELLRHGTYYSILAPLSAALRQAIFRVKDGQIDHSVTPEVAALRSLSAIATDAKQVLVEFEPQQVFEQLKQTPEGEKILQEFNELLQDYGYLSEVGTDISVPTWRENPQMIKQMFVQLMQGNEPQAGAKDAINSIFASKRKRSFVQRRVDIKGRVTEVYSRLLAELRWSFVALEKIWLKSGLLRQTGDIFFLNFDEVRRLVGDEDSSLIEQLDELVEFRRSQFLQDSEIIQIPVLVYGNTPPHPLAPSELYSDQILQGIGASQGQAEGRVKVLRNLQDVPNIDRDTILVVPYTDSGWAPFLLKAGGLIAEAGGRLSHGAIVAREYGIPAVMDVRGATWLLQDGQRVRIDGSRGIVELSNDLRPE